One part of the Rutidosis leptorrhynchoides isolate AG116_Rl617_1_P2 chromosome 1, CSIRO_AGI_Rlap_v1, whole genome shotgun sequence genome encodes these proteins:
- the LOC139840912 gene encoding uncharacterized protein has product MELIKKVNVNLPFIDVIAGMPKYARFMKDLLTNRKKMESVSSVTLNAACTAVVINQLPEKLEDPGCFTIPCLLGDLASPGELRATRMAIQLADRSIKYPRGIIENMLVKTETLVFPADFVVLDMEVDERIPLILGRPFLNTARCLIDVYGQQLTLRIGDQKVSFAIDKEFLELQGTGECEIASDEGDVLDEVDLMTTLMAEGYEPIEEEHEKLEKANAYRSKTSIEEAPELELKPLPDNLEYAFLGEESKLPVIIASDLSITIEFFSTVSCRPRVSPTEADFLSFRLGGLERRMSKIELARALDLYPELTDNDLRWHLMNCRVFGEQVFRESDYWPTVATASAG; this is encoded by the exons ATGGAGTTGATCAAGAAAGTGAATGTCAACTTACCTTTCATTGATGTTATTGCGGGGATGCCCAAGTATGCTCGGTTCATGAAGGATTTGCTTACCaaccgaaagaagatggaaagTGTTTCATCCGTGACGTTAAATGCAGCATGTACAGCGGTGGTGATAAACCAACTTCCCGAGAAGTTGGAAGATCCGGGTTGTTTTACTATTCCTTGTTTATTGGGGGATCTTGCTT CACCTGGGGAACTTAGAGCCACTCGTATGGCCatacaactagcggaccgctctattaaataCCCTCGTGGGAttatagagaacatgctagttaagacCGAGACATTAGTTTTCCCCGCCGACTTTGTAGTTCTAgacatggaagtggatgaaaggattccactcatTTTGGGAAGGCCATTTTTGAATACCGCTAGATGTctaattgatgtttatggccaacagttgacccttagaataGGTGACCAAAAGGTGTCCTTTGCTATTGATAAG GAGTTTCTAGAATTGCAGGGAACAGGGGAATGTGAAATAGCAAGTGATGAAGGGGATGTGTTAGATGAGGTGGATTTGATGACCACCCTAATGGCTGAAGGTTATGAGCCAATCGAAGAAGAGCATGAGAAGTTGGAGAAAGCAAATGCATACAGGAGCAAAACTTCAATTGAAGAGGCTCCTGAATTAGAGTTGAAACCACTCCCGGATAATTTGGAGTATGCTTTTCTTGGGGAGGAGTCTAAACTCCCGGTGATTATTGCTTCCGATCTTTCT ATAACTATAGAGTTTTTCTCAACTGTTAGTTGTCGACCTCGAGTCTCTCCGACCGAGGCAGATTTCTTATCATTTAGGCTTGGAGGGTTAGAGCGTCGTATGTCTAAGATTGAGCTGGCTCGAGCATTAGATCTATATCCTGAGTTGACTGATAATGATTTGAGGTGGCATTTGATGAATTGCAGAGTGTTTGGGGAACAAGTTTTCCGTGAAAGTGATTATTGGCCGACTGTGGCAACTGCTAGTGCTG GCTGA